A genomic region of Acipenser ruthenus chromosome 9, fAciRut3.2 maternal haplotype, whole genome shotgun sequence contains the following coding sequences:
- the LOC117971027 gene encoding pyruvate dehydrogenase E1 component subunit alpha, mitochondrial-like isoform X2, whose product MLLSVNSMQKMLTIISNVLKGSASKNVARVVAARTYADFTAEATFDVKKCDTHRLDDAPPTKSVLTREDALKYYRTMQVIRRMELKADQLYKQKIIRGFCHLSDGQEACAVGIEAGIKPTDHLITSYRAHGYTYTRGVSAREILAELTGRRGGCAKGKGGSMHMYANNFYGGNGIVGAQVPLGAGVALACKYLDTDQVCATLYGDGAANQGQIFEAYNMASLWKLPCIFICENNKYAMGTSVERSSASTEYYKRGDFIPGLRVDGMDVLCVKEATKYAADLCRAGKGPIVMELQTYRYHGHSMSDPGVSYRTREEIQEVRSKSDPISLLKDRMLANNMASVEELKEIDVQVRKEIEEAAQFATTDPEPPLEELCNHIFYNDAPLEVRGTLPWTKLKSIS is encoded by the exons ATGCTATTGAGTGTAAATAGCATGCAAAAGATGCTGACCATTATTTCTAATGTGTTGAAGGGCAGCGCCAGCAAAAAT GTTGCCCGTGTTGTGGCGGCACGCACCTATGCTGATTTTACAGCCGAAGCGACCTTTGATGTGAAG AAATGTGACACCCATCGTCTGGACGACGCCCCCCCGACCAAGTCGGTGCTGACCCGGGAGGATGCTCTGAAGTACTACAGGACCATGCAGGTGATCCGCCGCATGGAGCTCAAAGCAGACCAGCTCTACAAACAGAAGATCATCCGTGGATTCTGCCACTTGTCCGATGGCCAG GAAGCTTGCGCTGTTGGTATTGAggctgggattaaacccacagaTCACTTGATCACATCATACCGAGCACATGGGTACACCTACACTCGCGGGGTGTCTGCCCGGGAGATCCTGGCTGAGCTCACTG GAAGAAGGGGAGGCTGTGCCAAAGGAAAGGGAGGCTCCATGCACATGTATGCCAATAACTTCTATGGTGGTAATGGCATTGTAGGAGCACAG GTACCCCTGGGGGCTGGTGTGGCGTTGGCTTGTAAATACCTGGACACTGACCAGGTCTGTGCGACTCTGTACGGAGACGGTGCAGCTAATCAG GGTCAGATCTTTGAAGCCTACAACATGGCATCTCTGTGGAAGCTGCCCTGTATCTTCATCTGTGAGAATAACAAGTATGCCATGGGCACATCCGTGGAGCGTTCCTCTGCCAGCACAGAGTACTACAAGAGAGGGGACTTCATCCCTGGACTCCGG GTGGATGGTATGGATGTTCTCTGTGTAAAGGAAGCTACAAAATATGCTGCAGACCTCTGTAGAGCCGGGAAA GGCCCTATTGTGATGGAACTGCAAACTTACCGTTACCATGGACACAGTATGAGTGACCCTGGGGTCAG TTATCGTACTAGAGAGGAGATTCAGGAAGTGAGAAGCAAGAGTGACCCCATCTCTCTCCTGAAGGACAGGATGTTGGCCAACAATATGGCCAGTGTGGAGGAACTGAAG GAGATTGATGTTCAAGTGAGGAAGGAGATTGAAGAGGCTGCACAGTTTGCCACCACTGACCCCGAGCCTCCACTGGAGGAGCTGTGTAACCACATCTTCTACAACGACGCACCATTGGAAGTACGCGGCACCCTGCCCTGGACGAAACTGAAATCCATCAGCTAA
- the LOC117971027 gene encoding pyruvate dehydrogenase E1 component subunit alpha, mitochondrial-like isoform X1 encodes MLLSVNSMQKMLTIISNVLKGSASKNGAASEVARVVAARTYADFTAEATFDVKKCDTHRLDDAPPTKSVLTREDALKYYRTMQVIRRMELKADQLYKQKIIRGFCHLSDGQEACAVGIEAGIKPTDHLITSYRAHGYTYTRGVSAREILAELTGRRGGCAKGKGGSMHMYANNFYGGNGIVGAQVPLGAGVALACKYLDTDQVCATLYGDGAANQGQIFEAYNMASLWKLPCIFICENNKYAMGTSVERSSASTEYYKRGDFIPGLRVDGMDVLCVKEATKYAADLCRAGKGPIVMELQTYRYHGHSMSDPGVSYRTREEIQEVRSKSDPISLLKDRMLANNMASVEELKEIDVQVRKEIEEAAQFATTDPEPPLEELCNHIFYNDAPLEVRGTLPWTKLKSIS; translated from the exons ATGCTATTGAGTGTAAATAGCATGCAAAAGATGCTGACCATTATTTCTAATGTGTTGAAGGGCAGCGCCAGCAAAAAT GGAGCTGCATCTGAG GTTGCCCGTGTTGTGGCGGCACGCACCTATGCTGATTTTACAGCCGAAGCGACCTTTGATGTGAAG AAATGTGACACCCATCGTCTGGACGACGCCCCCCCGACCAAGTCGGTGCTGACCCGGGAGGATGCTCTGAAGTACTACAGGACCATGCAGGTGATCCGCCGCATGGAGCTCAAAGCAGACCAGCTCTACAAACAGAAGATCATCCGTGGATTCTGCCACTTGTCCGATGGCCAG GAAGCTTGCGCTGTTGGTATTGAggctgggattaaacccacagaTCACTTGATCACATCATACCGAGCACATGGGTACACCTACACTCGCGGGGTGTCTGCCCGGGAGATCCTGGCTGAGCTCACTG GAAGAAGGGGAGGCTGTGCCAAAGGAAAGGGAGGCTCCATGCACATGTATGCCAATAACTTCTATGGTGGTAATGGCATTGTAGGAGCACAG GTACCCCTGGGGGCTGGTGTGGCGTTGGCTTGTAAATACCTGGACACTGACCAGGTCTGTGCGACTCTGTACGGAGACGGTGCAGCTAATCAG GGTCAGATCTTTGAAGCCTACAACATGGCATCTCTGTGGAAGCTGCCCTGTATCTTCATCTGTGAGAATAACAAGTATGCCATGGGCACATCCGTGGAGCGTTCCTCTGCCAGCACAGAGTACTACAAGAGAGGGGACTTCATCCCTGGACTCCGG GTGGATGGTATGGATGTTCTCTGTGTAAAGGAAGCTACAAAATATGCTGCAGACCTCTGTAGAGCCGGGAAA GGCCCTATTGTGATGGAACTGCAAACTTACCGTTACCATGGACACAGTATGAGTGACCCTGGGGTCAG TTATCGTACTAGAGAGGAGATTCAGGAAGTGAGAAGCAAGAGTGACCCCATCTCTCTCCTGAAGGACAGGATGTTGGCCAACAATATGGCCAGTGTGGAGGAACTGAAG GAGATTGATGTTCAAGTGAGGAAGGAGATTGAAGAGGCTGCACAGTTTGCCACCACTGACCCCGAGCCTCCACTGGAGGAGCTGTGTAACCACATCTTCTACAACGACGCACCATTGGAAGTACGCGGCACCCTGCCCTGGACGAAACTGAAATCCATCAGCTAA